From Curtobacterium sp. MCBA15_012:
CCCCGCGCGCACCCCGCCGCGGAGGTCGTAGGGCGTCCCCGCGACGTCGACGGTGCCGTCCGGGATCTTGTGCTCGTCGACCGTGAAGGCCGTCGCGGCGTCCAGGGTCACGACGAGGTCCTCGGCGGGGGTGTCGCCGGCGCGGAGGTAGGGGTGCGCCCCGACCGCGAACGGAGCCCGAACGCCGGAGCGGTTCACGATCGTGTGGGTCACCCGGATCCCGTCGTCGACGAGCTCGTGGTGCACGCGGGTCTCGAGGGTGAACGGCCACCCGTGCTGCGGGTGGATCGTCGCCTGCTGCTCGATCCCCGACTCGGTCTGCGACACCACGCGGTACGGCGAGAACCGCAGCAGCCCGTGGGATGCGTTGCCGTACTTGGGCTCGGTGACGTCCAACTGCTGGCGCTTGCCGTCGAGCTCCCACACGGCGCCGGCGACCCGGTTCGGCCACGGCACGAGCACGATGCCGTCCGCGCCGGGCGGCAGCGAGGTCACCGGGAACGGCTCGGTGAGGTCGAAGCCCGCGACCCGGAGTTCGCGGATGCCCGCGGCGACCTCGGTGACGACGGCCTCGACGACGCCGTCCGGTCCGGCGTGGTGGAGGCGGTACTGCCCTCCGGTCGGTGCTGCTGCGGTCATGCGGTGTCGTCCTTCCCTGCGGGTCGGTCTGGTGCTGGTGTCGGAGTCGGTCCGTCTGCCGGTGGCGCTCCCCCGTCGGCGACGACCACCTCGACCCCGGCGGACCGGACCCGTTCGACCGCCTCGGCCGGGGCGTCCGCGGTGACGACCACGTCGATGTCCCGGAGTGCCCGGACGACACCGAGGTGTGCCCGGTCGAACTTCGATCCGTCGACCACCACGACCGTACGCCGTGCGGTCGCGGCGAGCATCCGCTTGGCCTCGGCCTCGGGCAGGTTGACGTTGGTGAGCCCGTGCTCGACGTCGAGCCCCGTCCCGCCGAGGAACGCCACGTCGGCGGCGATCATCGGCAGCACGGCGTTGTTCAGCGGTGCGACCAGGGAGTGCTGGAGCGGACGCAGGGTCCCGCCGGTCACCACGACCGTGAACCGCGGCACGGCGCGTTCGAGCGCCAGTGCGGTCGTCAGCGAGTTCGTCACGACGGTCACGTCGACCAGGTCGGCGCGGGCCACGAGCGCCTCGGCCACGGCGGCGGGCGTCGTCCCGACGTCGAGGACCACGCACTGCCCGGACCGGACGAGGTCGGCCGCAGCGCGGCCGATCGCGGCCTTCGCGACCTGGTGCTCGACCGCGGTCTCCTCGAGGGGGCGCTCGCCCGGACCGGCCCCGAGGCGGACCGCACCGCCGCGCACCCGCCGGATCCGCGCCTCCAGGTCGAGTGTGGCGAGGTCCTGGCGGACCGTCACCTCACTCGTGCCCAGGGCGGCGGCGAGCGATGCCGTGCGGACGAGTCCGGGCGCGCCCTCGACGATCGACACGATCCGGTCCTGCCGGAGCGGCGCTGGCAGGGATCCGGCGAGGAAGAGGTCGTCGTCGCGCACCGGGCTAGCTTCGCGCACTTCCGCAGGCTTTCGCAACGCTTCGGTTGCTTGCTAGTGTGAGCCGGTGATCACCAAGCGCGTGACGACGCTCGCCGACGGCCGCGAGCTCATCTACTTCGACGACGCCGACACGCAGCTGCCCGCCGAGCGCAGCATCGACGCGCGTGTCCTCGACCCCCGCCCCGAGACCGCGCGGATGCGACAGGACGTCCTCACGGGCGAGTGGGTGTCGATCGCGGCGAGCCGGCAGAACCGGGTGTTCCTGCCGCCGGCCGACCAGGACCCGCTGGCGCCGCAGACGCCCGCGAACCCCTCCGAGATCCCGAGCCGCTACGACGTCGCGGTGTTCGAGAACCGGTCGCCCTCGTTCGGCCCCCTGCTCGAGGCAGACGACGCCCCCGAGTCGCTCGAGTCGCTGTCCGACGTCGGCCTGAACCGACAGCTCCGGAGCGTCGGTCGGTGCGAGGTCGTGTGCTTCTCGCCCGCGACCGAGGGCTCCTTCGCGTCGATCACGGAGTCGCGCGCGCGCACCGTCGTCGAGGCCTGGGCGGACCGCACCGCTGCCCTGTCGGCGATGCCCGGCATCCAGCAGGTGTTCCCGTTCGAGAACCGCGGCGAGGCGATCGGCGTCACGCTGCACCACCCGCACGGGCAGATCTACTCGTACCCGTACGTCACCCCGCGCACGCAGCGTCTGCTCGCGTCGATCGAGCGCTTCGGCCCCGACCTGTTCGAGCAGCACCTGGCGAACGAGCGGGCCTCGGAGCGCGTGGTGCTGCAGGGCGAGCACTTCACGGCCTTCGTGCCGTTCGCCGCGCGCTGGCCGATCGAGGTCCACATGCTGCCGCACCGGCACGTGCCGGACTTCGCCGGGCTGACCGACGCCGAGAAGGACGAGCTCGCGTCGATGCACCTCCGCCTGACCCGCGGGCTCGACGCGCTGTACGACACCCCGACGCCGTACATCGCCGCCTGGCACCAGGCCCCGGTCCACGTCGGCCGGGACACCGTGCGGCTCATGCTGCAGATCACGTCGCCGCGTCGTGCGGCGGACAAGCTGAAGTTCCTGGCCGGCAGCGAAGCCGCCATGGGCGCCTGGATCGGGGACCTCGTGCCCGAGAAGGCCGCCGAGTTCATCCGAGGAGGGATCGAGCGCGCATGACGTTCCAGCAGGTCTACGGGTACGAGCCGGCAGTGCGGTACTCCGCACCCGGTCGCGTCAACCTCATCGGCGAGCACACCGACTACAACGACGGCTACGTGCTGCCGTTCGCGATCGACCGCCGCACGGTCGCGTCGATCACCCCGCGCGAGGACCGCCTGATCCGCGTCGCCTCGGCCTTCGAGCCGGACGCGGTGCACGAGCTGTCCCTCGACGAGCTCGACCCGTCGCGCATGGACGGCTGGTCGGCGTACGTCTTCGGCATCGCCTGGGCGCTCCGCGAGCAGGCCGGTGCGGACCTGTCCGGCGTGACCGGGTTCGACGTGTTCATCGACTCCGACGTGCCGGTGGGCGCGGGGCTCTCGTCGAGCGCCGCGATCGAGTGCGGCGTCGCACTGGCGTTCACCGACCTCTGGGACCTCGGGCTCTCGCGCAAGCAGCTGGCGCGCGTCGGGCAGTACTCCGAGAACCACGCCGTCGGCGCCCCGACCGGGATCATGGACCAGTCCGCGTCGCTCCTCGGCGAGCAGGACGCGGTCGTGTTCCTGGACTGCCGCACCCTCGACACCGCCGTGGTCGACCTGGCGCTCGAGGCGAACGGCCTCGAGGTCCTCGTGGTCGACACCCGCGTCGAGCACGCACACGCCACGGGCGGGTACAAGGCCCGGCGCGACTCGTGCGAGCGCGGTGCGGCGGCGATGGGCGTCGAGGCGCTGCGCGACCTGTCGGTCGACGACCTCCCGCGTGCCCAGGAGCTGCTCGACGACGAGACCTTCCGACGCGTCCGGCACGTCGTCACCGAGGACCAGCGCGTCCTCGACACCGTCCGCACGCTGCGCGAGCAGGGACCGCGCGCGATCGGCGACCTGCTCGTCGCCTCGCACGCCTCGATGCGCGACGACTTCGAGATCTCGGTGCCGGAGCTCGACCTGGCCGTCTCGACCGCGATGGAGCACGGTGCCGTCGGCGCGCGCATGACCGGCGGCGGCTTCGGTGGTGCCGCGATCGCGCTGGTCGACCGGGAGGCGCGTGACCGCGTCTCCGCGGCCGTCACCGCCGCGTTCGCCGCGGCCGGGTACCGCGAGCCGAACGTGTTCACCGTGCACGCGGCGCAGGGCGCGCGGCTCGACTGACGTCTGCGGGGCGCGCGCTTGGCGCGCGCGGCGCGCTTGGCGCGCGGTGCGCGCTTGGCGCGCGCGGCGCGAAGCGCGCGCTGCGGTTCGAACTGCCTCAGCACAACAGGAAGCAGCTCGCACCACGGAATTCCGTGGTGCGAGCTGCTTCCTGTTGTGCGGGACGCGCGGACGTCGTCCGGCAGCGAGACGGCGGACGGGAGGCGCGTGGCGGGCCCCCGCCGCGCCTCCCGTCCGGCGGGCTGGCGGCTCACCGGCATCGTGAAAGCGACAGATCCTGGCGGATGTTCCGCCAGGATCTGTCGCTTCCGCGAGGAGGACGGCGATCGGCGGGCGTGATCTGTCGCTTCCGCATGGGAGACGACCGACGCCGGCGCCAACGCCGGGCGCAGGCCTCGCCGACCGCACCCGAGCGCAGGCCCCACCGACCGCAGCCGAGCGCCGGCGCCAGCACCAGCGCGAGCGCAGGCGAGCGCACCCGAGCGCCCCCGCCCGCCTAGTGCAGGTGGCGCTCCGCGGCCTCGACCACGTTCTTCATGAGCATCGCGCGGGTCATCGGGCCGACCCCGCCCGGCGTCGGCGACAGGAACCCGGCGACCGACGCGACCGCGGGGTCGACGTCGCCGCGGAGCTTCGCCTTGCCGGTGCCCTCGTCGAGGACCCGGCTGATGCCGACGTCGATCACGGCCGCACCGGGCTTGACCCAGTCCGGCTGCACGAGTCCGGCGACCCCGGCCGCGGCGACGATGATGTCGGCGCGACGGCACTCGGCCGCGACGTCCTCGGTCAGCGAGTGCGTCAGGGTCGCGGTGGCCTCGAGGCGGGTGAGCAGCAGGCCGAGCGGCCGGCCGACGGTCAGTCCCTGCCCGATGATCGTGACGTGCCGACCGCGGATCGGGACGTCGTACGCCTCGAGCATCGCGACGATGCCGCGCGGGGTGCACGGCAGCGGGGCGTCGATCGTGCCCGCACCACCGGGGACCGCGAGGACGAGCTCGCCGAGGTTCGTCGGGTGCAGGCCGTCGGCGTCCTTGGCGGGGTTCATCAGCTCGAGCATCGGGATGGGGTCGATGCCCTGCGGGAGCGGCAGCTGCACGATGAACGCGGTGACCCGGGGGTCGTCGTTCATCTGCAGGATCGCCGCGCGGATGTCCGCCGCACTCGCGGTCTCGGGCAGGTCGATGCGGATCGAGTCGAGCCCGATCTGCGCCGAGTCACGGTGCTTGCCCGCGACGTACGACACCGAGCCGGGGTTCTGCCCGACCATGATCGTGCCGAGTCCGGGCCGGAAGCCGTGGTCGTGCAACCGGTCGATGCGGACCTTCAGGTCGTCGAGCGTGCGGGCGGCGAGGGCGGTGCCGTCGATGCGGACGGCAGAGCCCTCCCCCGCCCACAGCGCGCGCGGCAGGTCGGCCACGGCGCCCTCCACGCGACCATCGGCCACGGCGCCGCTCACGCGTAGAGCGGGAACGCGTCGGTCAGGGCCTTCACCCGGGCCGAGAGCGCTGCGACGTCCGGGTTCGGCATGAGCGTCAGCGCGATGACGTCCGCCACCTCGGCGAACTCGGCGTCGCCGAAGCCGCGGGTCGCCAGCGCCGAGGTGCCGATGCGGACACCCGAGGTGACCATCGGCGGGCGCGGGTCGAACGGCACGGAGTTGCGGTTCACGGTGATGCCGACCTCGTGCAGGAGGTCCTCGGCCTGCTTGCCGTCGACCTCGGACTCGCGCAGGTCGACGAGCACCAGGTGCACGTCGGTGCCGCCGGTGAGGACGTCGATGCCGGCGGCCTTGGCGTCGGGCTGCGTGAGCCGGGCGGCGAGCGCCTGCGCACCGCGGATGGTGCGCTCCTGGCGGTCCTTGAACTCCGGGGTGCCGGCGAGGAGGAACGCGGTGGCCTTCGCCGCGATGACGTGCATCAGCGGGCCGCCCTGCTGGCCCGGGAACACGGCCGAGTTGAGCTTCTTGAACAGCGTCTCGTCGTTCGACAGGATGATGCCCGAGCGGGGACCGGCGAGCGTCTTGTGCACGGTCGAGGACACGACGTGTGCGTGCGGGACGGGCGAGGGGTGCAGACCCGCGGCGACGAGACCGGCGAAGTGCGCCATGTCGACCCAGAGCTTCGCGCCGACCTCGTCGGCGATCTCGCGGAACTTGGCGAAGTCGAGCTGGCGGGGGTACGCCGACCAGCCCGCGATGAGGACCTTCGGCTGGTGCTCGATCGCCTTGGCGCGGATGTCGTCGTAGTCGACCTCGAAGGTCTCGGGGTCGACGCCGTACGAGACCGCGTTGTAGATGCGGCCGGAGAAGTTGAGCTTCATGCCGTGGGTCAGGTGCCCGCCGTGTGCGAGCTCGAGGCCGAGGATGGTGTCCCCGGCGCTGGCGATGGCGTGCAGGACCGCGGCGTTCGCGGTGGCACCGGAGTGCGGCTGCACGTTCGCGTACGCGGCGCCGAACAGGGCCTTCGCACGGTCGATGGCGAGCTGCTCGGCGACGTCGACGTACTCGCAGCCGCCGTAGTAGCGCTTGCCGGGGTAGCCCTCGGCGTACTTGTTCGTGAGCACCGAGCCCTGGGACTCGAGGATCGCGCGCGGCACGAAGTTCTCGGACGCGATCATCTCGAGGAAGTCGCGCTGCCGGCCGAGCTCCTGCTGCAGGACGGCGGCGATCTCCGGGTCGACCTCGGAGAGGGGGGCGTTGAAGGACGACTGGGTCGCGGTGGGCGACAGGTCGGTGATGGACACGGGACTCCTCGTTGTCGTTCCGTCGCGCGCGTGCACGACGTGGTGGACGGTTGGGCGCGGCCCAGGCGTACGGCTGCGCTCCGTGTCAGGTGTCGCTCCCCGATGGTGACCCATCCAACGCCAGTCGCGACCCCCCGATCGTACCGAGCGGCCCGGTCCGTGTCACCCTTGTCCACATGAACCCGAGCAGCCTCGTCGTCGCATGAGCCTGGCGAGCCCCGACCTCGACGAGCGCACCGACCTGCGCGCCCGCCACGACGTCCCGTGGACGACCGTGGTGTGGGACGACCCGGTGAACCTCATGTCGTACGTCACCTACGTCTTCCAGACGTACTTCGGGTTCGGGCGCGACCGGGCCGACCGGCTGATGCGGCAGGTGCACGAGGACGGCCGGGCGGTCGTCGCGTCGGGTGCCCGCGAGGCGATGGAACGCCACGTCGAGGCGATGCACGGCTACGGCCTCCAGGCGACCGTCGAACGCGCACCGGGAGCGGACGCGTGATCCCGTTCGTCCGCCGCGCCGACGGCCTGCACCTCGGGATGTCCTCCGGCGAGCGCAGCGTCCTCGCGAGCCTCGTCGAGCAGCTGCAGCAGGTGCTCGAGGGCGACCTGGCCGCCGACCCGGTGTCGGCGCGGATGTTCCCCGAGGCCTACCCGGGTGACGCCGAGGCGAGCGCGGAGTTCGCGAAGTACACCCGCTCCGACCTGCTCGCCCAGAAGACGACGAACGCGGGCACCGTGCACGCCTGGCTGACGGGTGCCCACGACGGCGCCCTGACCGCCGAGGACGAGCAGGCCTGGCTGCGCGCCCTGACCGACCTGCGGCTGACGATCGCCGAGCGGCTCGGCATCGTGGACGCCGCCTCCGAGGAGGCGTCGTACACCGGTGACGCCGGTGTCGGCCTCCGTGACGTGTACGACTGGGTCGGGTACGTGCAGGAACACCTGGTCACCTCGCTCACCTCCCAGCGCTGACGGACGGACGGGAGGCGCGGCCCGCCCCCGCCCCGTCGGTCACCCCGTCGGCTCCCCGCGGTGGACGGACGGGAGGCCCGCCCCGGCTCCGCCGCACCGGGTCACTCCATCAGTTCCCCGCGGTGGTCCGCCGCCCACTCCCGGAGGGACCGGGGCGCGGTGCCCGTGATCCGGCTCACGTCGTCGCTCATCACGTCGACGCCGTCGAGGCCGCGGCGGAGCACCCGGCCGAACTGCTGGCGCAGCCCCTCGGCCTGCCACGCGGGCACGCCGCCGGCCCGGACCACCGCGCGGTACACCCGGCTCGGCAGGTGCAGCGGGCGGACGCGTCGGCCGAGCCCGGCGGAGAGCTCACCGGCGATGCCCGCGGCGTCGAGCGCGCGCGGACCGGTGAGGACGGGTTCGGTGCCGTCGTGGTCGTCGCTCGTCAGCACTGCGGCCGCGGTCCGGGCGATGTCGACGGTGTCGATCCAGCCCGCCCGACCCCGCCCGGTGGTGTGCGGGTACCAGCCGCGTCGGATCGCCGGGGCCGAGGGCACGAGGTTCGTCATGAACGCCGAGGGGTGCAGGATCGTCCAGGCGAGCCCGCTCTCGCGCACGAGCCGGTCCGTCCGCCAGGCGGCAGCAGCCCACGGCATCGGCGAGTGCTCGGCCGCGTCCCCGCCGGACAGGTGCACGATCCGCGGGACCCCGGCGCGCTGCGCTGCCCGGACCCCGGCCTCGCCCTGCTCGGCCTGCCGCTCGCTGACCGGCGTGACGAGGAAGAACCGGTCGACGCCGTCGAGGGCGCGCGTGAGCGCATCGACGTCGTCGAGGTCGGCGAGGCGCGCGTCGACGCCGCGCTCCCGCAGGCGGTCGGCCTGCTCGGAACGCCGGACGACGGCGCGGACGTCCGCCCCGGACGCGTGCAGCAGGGCGAGGGTCTTCCCGCCGACGTCCCCGGTGACGCCGGTGATCGCGATCGTGTCGGTCATGCTCGGTCCTCCGTCCAAGAATCAGTTTTCTGTTACTCGACCGTACGCCGGTACCCTGGAGTCGTGTCAAGTGACGGCTCGGTGACCCCCGACGACATCGACGCGATCGCCGCGTGGACGGTGGTCCGAGCCGCCCGCGAACTCGCCCGCCGCCTCGGCGAGGACCTCGCGCACCTCGACCTGACCCCCGTCGAGTTCGGCGCACTCGTCCAGCTCGCCGCCGCCGACCACCTCAGCCAGGCCGACCTCGCCCGGGCCGTCGGGATCCGCCCGCAGAGCACGGCGACGCTGGTGGCCGCGCTCGGGACGCGGGGACTGGTCGAGCGGGGCGCCGCGCCGGGCCGGGGACGCGCCTCCCGGCTGCACCTGACGCCCGCCGGACGCGAGCTGCTGGCGGCCGCGTGGCCGATCGCGCAGGCGAGCAACGCGTGGTTCCCGGACGGCGGCACGGCCGTCGCGGCTGCGCTCCGGCCGTTCACGAGCGGGAACGCGACCGCCGAGGGGGCGGACGGCGTCGCCTGATCGACAGGCAACCTTGCAAGTTCGGCTGTCGAGGATTATCGTTCCGGTGTGGAACCACACGTCGCACTCGCGGTCGACCTGCTGACCCTGCACGGCCGCATCCGGCGGACCCTGCTCACGGGCAAGGCCGACGAGGTGACCGCGTCGCAGACCGCCGCACTCGGCCGACTGCTGCGGTACGGCGAGGCGACGGTCGCCGACCTCGCCCGCGCCGAGGGCGTCCGACCGCAGTCCATGGGCGCGACCGTCCAGGCACTCGTCGACCTCGGCCTGGCGGAGCGACGACCGGACCCCGCCGACGGGCGTCGCACCCTCGTCCGCGCCACCGAGACCGGGGAACGCGCCCGCGAGGAGGCCTGGTCGACCCGCACGGGCGTCCTCGCCGAGCGACTCGCGACCCTGTCCGACGCCGACCGCGACACGGTCGCCCAGGCCGTCGCGCTGCTCGCCCCGCTCACCGAACCCTGACCCAGGAAGAAGCCCGCCACGCCCACCACCGCGAACCGTCCCGACACCGGTGCCGTCCCGACCACCGGGAGCGGCTTCGGCGCCAAGCTCCTCGTCCCCGTCCTGGTCGGGCCGCTCCTCAACCCGATCAACACCACGATGGTCGCCGTCGCCCTCGCCCCGATCTCGCGCGACCTCGGCATCGGGGCGTCGCAGGCGATCTGGCTCGTCGCCGCCCTGTACCTGGCGAGCGCGGTGGCCCAGCCGACGATGGGCAAGCTCGCCGACCGGTTCGGGCCGAAGAAGGTGTTCCTCACCGGACTCGTCATCGTCGGTGTCGCCGGCGTCGTGCCCGAGCTGCTGACGGGCTTCGGCGGCGCGATCACCGCGCGGGTGCTCATCGGGATCGGGACGTCCTCCGCGTACCCGGCGGCGCTCACCACGCTGCGGCAGCACTCGGCCCGGATCGGCAAGCCGACGCCGCCGCTCGTCCTCGGCGCGCTGTCGATCACCTCGCTCGTGTCCGCCGCCGCGGGGCCACCCCTCGGCGGGGTCCTCGTCGCGGCGTTCGGCTGGCACGCGATCTTCCTCGTCAACGTGCCGCTCGCGGTGTTCGGGATCGTGGTCGCTGCGCTGTGGTTGCCCTCGGACCGGCTCCGCCCGCGCGACCCCGACGAGCTGCCGGTGCGCACGGCGCTCGACCCGGTCGGCATGCTGCTCACCACCGGGACGGTGTCGGCGCTGCTCGTGTTCCTGCTCGACCTGCGGCAGGGCTGGTGGTGGCTGCTCGGCGTCGCGGTGGCGCTGCTCGTCGCCCTCGTCCTCTGGGAACTCCGCGCCGTGCGGCCCTTCGTCGACGTGCGCCTGCTCGCCCGGAACGGTGCCCTGTCGCGCACGTACGCCCGGCTCTTCCTGACGTACCTGCTCGCGTACACGATGACGTACGGGTTCTCGCAGTGGGTGCAGGACGTCGCGGGCTACCCGAGCGACGTCGCCGGGTACCTGCAGCTCCCGGCCGCGGTGGTCGCCGGCGTCGTGTCGTTCCTGGTCGCCCGGAGGACCGCGGTGCGCCGACCCCTCGTCGTCGCGGCGCTCGTCCCGCTCGTCGGCGCCGCGCTCCTGCTGTTCCTGCACGCCGGGTCGCCGCTCGTGCTGCTGCTCGTGGTGCCGGCGCTGTTCGGGGTGCCGCAGGCCCTGGCCTCGGTGTCGAACCAGGCGGCGCTGTACCGGGTCGTGCCGTCGGAGTACATCGGGACCGCGGCGGGGCTGTCCCGGACGAGCATCTACATCGGGGCGATCGCGGCGTCCTCGCTCATCGGCGGGGTGTTCGGCCAGGCCCCGACCACGCCGGACCTGCACGTGCTCGCGTGGGTGATGCTCGGGGTCGCGGTGCTGCTGTCCGTGCTGACGCTCGCCGACCGTGCGCTCGCCCGGGCCGACGCGCGCTGAGCGGGCCGCGCCTCCCGGCCGCGCGGATGGAGCAGGAAACGTCGAGTGACCGGCCGCCACCCGACGTTTCCTGCTCCATCCCGGGACGGGGACGGGGGACGGGGGACGGGGGACGGGAACGCAGACGGGGGGGGGGGGACGGGGACGGGAACGGGGGCGGGGCCGGGGACGCACCCGACCGCGGACGGGCGCACCGCGCCCGGTACCCTGATCCGGTGACCGACCCGACCCCCACGCACTGGACCCTCACGCTCGTCTGCGACGACCGGCCAGGGATCGTGCACGCCGTCTCCGGAGCCGTCGTGGCGGC
This genomic window contains:
- a CDS encoding MarR family winged helix-turn-helix transcriptional regulator, with protein sequence MEPHVALAVDLLTLHGRIRRTLLTGKADEVTASQTAALGRLLRYGEATVADLARAEGVRPQSMGATVQALVDLGLAERRPDPADGRRTLVRATETGERAREEAWSTRTGVLAERLATLSDADRDTVAQAVALLAPLTEP
- a CDS encoding tetrahydrofolate dehydrogenase/cyclohydrolase catalytic domain-containing protein, whose translation is MPRALWAGEGSAVRIDGTALAARTLDDLKVRIDRLHDHGFRPGLGTIMVGQNPGSVSYVAGKHRDSAQIGLDSIRIDLPETASAADIRAAILQMNDDPRVTAFIVQLPLPQGIDPIPMLELMNPAKDADGLHPTNLGELVLAVPGGAGTIDAPLPCTPRGIVAMLEAYDVPIRGRHVTIIGQGLTVGRPLGLLLTRLEATATLTHSLTEDVAAECRRADIIVAAAGVAGLVQPDWVKPGAAVIDVGISRVLDEGTGKAKLRGDVDPAVASVAGFLSPTPGGVGPMTRAMLMKNVVEAAERHLH
- a CDS encoding aldose 1-epimerase family protein gives rise to the protein MTAAAPTGGQYRLHHAGPDGVVEAVVTEVAAGIRELRVAGFDLTEPFPVTSLPPGADGIVLVPWPNRVAGAVWELDGKRQQLDVTEPKYGNASHGLLRFSPYRVVSQTESGIEQQATIHPQHGWPFTLETRVHHELVDDGIRVTHTIVNRSGVRAPFAVGAHPYLRAGDTPAEDLVVTLDAATAFTVDEHKIPDGTVDVAGTPYDLRGGVRAGDADLDTAYRDVTPDAEGVRRTTLRGPEGDGVELWQDASFPYVQVFTSREFPRGEGTGLAVAVEPMTAPANALNSGEGLRWLEPDESWTGTWGIRRVWS
- a CDS encoding DUF2017 family protein, which gives rise to MIPFVRRADGLHLGMSSGERSVLASLVEQLQQVLEGDLAADPVSARMFPEAYPGDAEASAEFAKYTRSDLLAQKTTNAGTVHAWLTGAHDGALTAEDEQAWLRALTDLRLTIAERLGIVDAASEEASYTGDAGVGLRDVYDWVGYVQEHLVTSLTSQR
- a CDS encoding MFS transporter, which gives rise to MVGPLLNPINTTMVAVALAPISRDLGIGASQAIWLVAALYLASAVAQPTMGKLADRFGPKKVFLTGLVIVGVAGVVPELLTGFGGAITARVLIGIGTSSAYPAALTTLRQHSARIGKPTPPLVLGALSITSLVSAAAGPPLGGVLVAAFGWHAIFLVNVPLAVFGIVVAALWLPSDRLRPRDPDELPVRTALDPVGMLLTTGTVSALLVFLLDLRQGWWWLLGVAVALLVALVLWELRAVRPFVDVRLLARNGALSRTYARLFLTYLLAYTMTYGFSQWVQDVAGYPSDVAGYLQLPAAVVAGVVSFLVARRTAVRRPLVVAALVPLVGAALLLFLHAGSPLVLLLVVPALFGVPQALASVSNQAALYRVVPSEYIGTAAGLSRTSIYIGAIAASSLIGGVFGQAPTTPDLHVLAWVMLGVAVLLSVLTLADRALARADAR
- the glyA gene encoding serine hydroxymethyltransferase, whose protein sequence is MTDLSPTATQSSFNAPLSEVDPEIAAVLQQELGRQRDFLEMIASENFVPRAILESQGSVLTNKYAEGYPGKRYYGGCEYVDVAEQLAIDRAKALFGAAYANVQPHSGATANAAVLHAIASAGDTILGLELAHGGHLTHGMKLNFSGRIYNAVSYGVDPETFEVDYDDIRAKAIEHQPKVLIAGWSAYPRQLDFAKFREIADEVGAKLWVDMAHFAGLVAAGLHPSPVPHAHVVSSTVHKTLAGPRSGIILSNDETLFKKLNSAVFPGQQGGPLMHVIAAKATAFLLAGTPEFKDRQERTIRGAQALAARLTQPDAKAAGIDVLTGGTDVHLVLVDLRESEVDGKQAEDLLHEVGITVNRNSVPFDPRPPMVTSGVRIGTSALATRGFGDAEFAEVADVIALTLMPNPDVAALSARVKALTDAFPLYA
- the clpS gene encoding ATP-dependent Clp protease adapter ClpS, which produces MSLASPDLDERTDLRARHDVPWTTVVWDDPVNLMSYVTYVFQTYFGFGRDRADRLMRQVHEDGRAVVASGAREAMERHVEAMHGYGLQATVERAPGADA
- the galT gene encoding galactose-1-phosphate uridylyltransferase, with amino-acid sequence MITKRVTTLADGRELIYFDDADTQLPAERSIDARVLDPRPETARMRQDVLTGEWVSIAASRQNRVFLPPADQDPLAPQTPANPSEIPSRYDVAVFENRSPSFGPLLEADDAPESLESLSDVGLNRQLRSVGRCEVVCFSPATEGSFASITESRARTVVEAWADRTAALSAMPGIQQVFPFENRGEAIGVTLHHPHGQIYSYPYVTPRTQRLLASIERFGPDLFEQHLANERASERVVLQGEHFTAFVPFAARWPIEVHMLPHRHVPDFAGLTDAEKDELASMHLRLTRGLDALYDTPTPYIAAWHQAPVHVGRDTVRLMLQITSPRRAADKLKFLAGSEAAMGAWIGDLVPEKAAEFIRGGIERA
- a CDS encoding DeoR/GlpR family DNA-binding transcription regulator codes for the protein MRDDDLFLAGSLPAPLRQDRIVSIVEGAPGLVRTASLAAALGTSEVTVRQDLATLDLEARIRRVRGGAVRLGAGPGERPLEETAVEHQVAKAAIGRAAADLVRSGQCVVLDVGTTPAAVAEALVARADLVDVTVVTNSLTTALALERAVPRFTVVVTGGTLRPLQHSLVAPLNNAVLPMIAADVAFLGGTGLDVEHGLTNVNLPEAEAKRMLAATARRTVVVVDGSKFDRAHLGVVRALRDIDVVVTADAPAEAVERVRSAGVEVVVADGGAPPADGPTPTPAPDRPAGKDDTA
- a CDS encoding NAD(P)H-binding protein is translated as MTDTIAITGVTGDVGGKTLALLHASGADVRAVVRRSEQADRLRERGVDARLADLDDVDALTRALDGVDRFFLVTPVSERQAEQGEAGVRAAQRAGVPRIVHLSGGDAAEHSPMPWAAAAWRTDRLVRESGLAWTILHPSAFMTNLVPSAPAIRRGWYPHTTGRGRAGWIDTVDIARTAAAVLTSDDHDGTEPVLTGPRALDAAGIAGELSAGLGRRVRPLHLPSRVYRAVVRAGGVPAWQAEGLRQQFGRVLRRGLDGVDVMSDDVSRITGTAPRSLREWAADHRGELME
- the galK gene encoding galactokinase is translated as MTFQQVYGYEPAVRYSAPGRVNLIGEHTDYNDGYVLPFAIDRRTVASITPREDRLIRVASAFEPDAVHELSLDELDPSRMDGWSAYVFGIAWALREQAGADLSGVTGFDVFIDSDVPVGAGLSSSAAIECGVALAFTDLWDLGLSRKQLARVGQYSENHAVGAPTGIMDQSASLLGEQDAVVFLDCRTLDTAVVDLALEANGLEVLVVDTRVEHAHATGGYKARRDSCERGAAAMGVEALRDLSVDDLPRAQELLDDETFRRVRHVVTEDQRVLDTVRTLREQGPRAIGDLLVASHASMRDDFEISVPELDLAVSTAMEHGAVGARMTGGGFGGAAIALVDREARDRVSAAVTAAFAAAGYREPNVFTVHAAQGARLD
- a CDS encoding MarR family winged helix-turn-helix transcriptional regulator, producing the protein MSSDGSVTPDDIDAIAAWTVVRAARELARRLGEDLAHLDLTPVEFGALVQLAAADHLSQADLARAVGIRPQSTATLVAALGTRGLVERGAAPGRGRASRLHLTPAGRELLAAAWPIAQASNAWFPDGGTAVAAALRPFTSGNATAEGADGVA